In the Rhipicephalus microplus isolate Deutch F79 unplaced genomic scaffold, USDA_Rmic scaffold_90, whole genome shotgun sequence genome, one interval contains:
- the LOC119169623 gene encoding uncharacterized protein LOC119169623 has protein sequence MITHAYVRYQDDKHLAIVPVEDIKNFNPNEDYSTAFFMVKWTDSTGTCAYYRARILRVGESEQDLKEIVSRKRVRVRPLIEDSDQASDGDSNVAPSKEQDKPSESRERLLKILQKKKKAVKVSPSQEAELNELQKKVAEMQKKIDAQNEELVELRGLNRDLQKELLVKIREGSSRYKSAEPTAQSHSPGTPLPHSMDITLPAVSSTPSPPSSPTRECPHSPLKAQAGASGGSLVDIGQGLRIPLETWRRVQARDKDSLFIKDLLVTIWDPAQLQGRSLQGKHCPRFPNRPRKDPLTPWKVSVMRTCYKRRLEKQGFPDSAVQTLMKRMNHYVGEKIADIDKMAKRVQRD, from the exons ATGATTACTCACGCTTACGTTCGATACCAGGACGACAAACATTTGGCAATCGTGCCAGTGGAAGACATAAAAAATTTCAATCCGAATGAGGATTATTCGACAGCCTTCTTTATGGTCAAATGGACCGATTCCACCGGCACATGTGCCTACTACCGCGCAAGAATTTTGCGGGTTGGAG AGTCGGAACAAGACTTGAAGGAAATTGTGTCCCGAAAAAGGGTGCGGGTGAGGCCCCTAATTGAAGATTCTGATCAAGCCAGCGATGGCGACAGCAATGTTGCACCATCGAAG GAACAAGACAAGCCCTCCGAGAGTAGGGAGCGGCTTTTAAAAattctacaaaaaaagaaaaaagctgtgAAGGTCTCACCCTCACAGGAGGCTGAGCTGAATGAGCTCCAAAAAAAAGTtgcagaaatgcaaaaaaaaatagatgcTCAGAACGAGGAACTCGTAGAGCTTCGAGGGCTGAACAGAGATCTCCAAAAGGAGCTCCTAGTCAAGATCAGAGAAG GCTCCAGTAGATACAAAAGTGCAGAGCCTACTGCTCAGTCCCACAGCCCTGGCACCCCTCTGCCACACAGCATGGACATCACTCTTCCAGCAGTTAGCAGCACACCATCCCCCCCTTCATCACCCACCAGAGAGTGCCCACATTCTCCCTTGAAGGCGCAAGCTGGTGCATCAGGCGGTAGCTTG GTTGACATTGGACAAGGGCTGCGAATTCCGCTGGAAACATGGCGTCGTGTGCAGGCTCGGGACAAAGATTCTTTGTTCATTAAGGATCTGCTGGTGACAATCTGGGATCCAGCTCAGCTACAAGGACGATCATTGCAAG GCAAGCATTGTCCTCGTTTCCCAAATCGGCCGAGAAAGGATCCATTGACACCATGGAAGGTGTCTGTCATGCGAA CCTGCTACAAGCGTCGCTTGGAAAAGCAAGGTTTCCCAGACAGTGCGGTCCAAACGCTCATGAAGCGAATGAACCATTATGTTGGAGAGAAAATCGCAGACATCGACAAGATGGCAAAGAG GGTGCAGCGTGACTAA